The following nucleotide sequence is from Polyangiaceae bacterium.
GGCACCTCACATTTCTTGGCGGGGAACCAACGATTCAGCCCGGCTTCGTCGAACTCGTTCGCTACGCGGCAAAGCGTGGGTTTGAGCAGATCGTAGTCTTCTCGAACGGATCCCGTCTGCACCGCGGAGATCTGCTTGAGCGCCTGTTGGATACAGGTGCGCACTTCGAGTTTCGCTTCTCTTTTCAGGGAGGTAACGCCGAGGCGCACGAGAGGACTACCAGGCGCAAAGGCTCTTTCGCTCAACTGGTCAGTTCCTTGGATGCCGTTCGGGCACAGCAGCAGGCTGCGACGGTCAATATGTGTGTGGTCCGTCAAAACTTTGAGTCCGTGACTGACTTCCCTGCCCTTTTGGTTCCGCGCGGAGTTACCCATCTGCACCTAGACATGATTCACCCGGATGACACGCCCGACCCTCGACCGGCGGCGCTGGCGGACGTGATCCCCCGCTACGGGGAAGTCGCGCGAGCCTTGCGCGCGATGGCTAGTTCAATGCCCGACGATTTCCGCTTCAACATCGGGAATCTACCATTCTGCATCGCGCCAGAGCTCGCTCCGCACATTCATCACGGCGGTCAACCTACCCAGACGGCGACCGCAGCCGTCTCAGGCGAACCAGGGTTGAACGAAGCCTGGAACAAGTACGAGCACAAACAGAAGAACAAGCTCAAGCTGCCGTCGTGCGCAGAGTGCCAGTTCGACGTGCGGTGTTCTGGCATTTTCCCGCAGTACGCTGAACTCTACGGTACCGAAGAGTTGGTGCCGGTGCGCACGCCCGGCGCAGCAGCAACGCAGAGCTTCGAAGCGAGCCTCGCTGACTGTCTCTCCCAGCTGCCCCGGTGCAGGTTGCAAATGGTGACCGACGGTCAGGGTGCCTCGCGCCTCCTCGCTCGTCTGGGTGGAAGTGAAGTCTGGCTTGACCCCGGGGGGACCGGGCACGCTATCTCGGATCGTTTCTCGCTGAGCCTTCGACGCGGAGCGTTCGCAGACGCCAAGCTGGTGTGGGACGCGCTGTTGACTCACTTCCGTGCCCGAGTGATCTGCCCGTTGGGCGAAGACTGCACGGCCGAACTCGACCCGCCGCTTCAACGTGTGCTCGCTCGCCTACGAGCACAGCCCCCCAGTGCGCCACTGACCTGGACGAACACGCTCGTGGAAAGCAGGTCGCAGCTCAAGCTCAGGTTCAGGGTAGGTCGATCCGGTGAAATCCAAGCTTTCTTCTCGACCCAAGGGCAGAAGCGGCGGGGTTACAGCGTCGTGAGCGAATTCGAACCAGAGTTGCTCGGTGCCGTGGGGCAAGCGCTTCGGCGCATCTTTCAGCCCACGCTCCCACTAAGTGAGTCCCGAGCGGGCGAATAACGCATCCAGTGTCGCTCGCGGCACGTTGGACGGTGCCCAGCAGCGCGAACAAGGCGCGTGGGGTATTGCCTCACGGAACCGCTTGATGGCACCTCCAGCTAGAACGTCCGAGAGCTTCACGTCATGAACCGAACCCAAGCTGTATTCGTCCTTGATGATTGGAGCTTGGCTACACGGGTATATCTGCCCGCCCACGCCAATCGTGAGATCACTGCCCACCAGGGGGCAACCAAAGCGACTGACGAAGCGTTCGTTGTAGGCGCCACGTGAGTAGGCTTCGAACTCTGCCAGGAGCGTTTCATCCACTTCTTCCGCGGACCACCTCTCGATGGGAACTCTGCGGGAGAGCAACGGAAGCGGCACGGGGAACACCAAGAAGTCAGTGTCGGGCGACTCCTCACGGACCTGGCGAGCCGCCGCCGGAGCAGCCTCTAGGTAGAAGTTCCGGACTTGGGAGGGGGGGAGGAAGTGCTCTGCTGGGCTCCCGGTGAAGTTATCGCCTGCTAGCACGGCCACCCACGCCGTGAGCCGAAACTGCTTCATCCGATCCCAGACCGTGCCAACCGTCTCGACCGTTTGGCGAGAAACCACCGTGCTGACGGATGCCTCGACTTCCGGCAGCGCAAGTTTCACCGACTCGGCGAAGCGCACGAGATCCAGCGTGGTGCCGAGGCGACCCCGCACCCGGTCGTTCACATTGCCCCGGCCAGAGTCGATAGAGTAGACGACACGAGTTGCGCCGTGCTGAAGAGCTTCAACATATCGCGCGTGATCCCCAGGGATCCCACCGGTGAAGACGGCGCTGTCTACCCCGCCCCGTTTCAGAACTTCCAGCACCGGGCCGAGGTGCTTGAAGAGTAGCGGCTCACCGCCAACGAAGATCACCTGCCGAAACCGCAGGGATACGAGCTGCTCGGCAGTTGCGACCGCTAGCCTACGATCGAGTTCTCGCGTCTCTCGCTGCGAAGCGATATCGCAATAGACGCAGCGACTAGGGCACGCAGAATTGATGACCCAGATGGCCCGTTCTGGAGCGGAGCTGGCGGAACCCGGGTCACCCATTGCAGGCATTGTGGACAGCACGCCACAACGGGTCAAACCGAATTGGTCGACGCGGCGCGGGGCTATCGTCCTTCTGAGTCGCGGCGCTCGCGCTTTCGGGGTGGCTCCGGTGCAGGCATGCTCGGCAGCGGGGCGCGCTGACACTTCGGGCTGTCCAGGACAATGGTCACACCTTGATTGCTCGGCACGAGCGAATTCCACACCCGAGTGACGCTCTCCTGGCCGGTGAAGACATCGACGTGCTTGCCAACGACCTTGGTTCCACGGTCCTGCACGATGAAGCAGCCGTCGTGGCGCGTGCCCTGGTCGTCGACCGGCATGCCATCGTATTCGGGGATGTACACGCTAGTGCCAAACGGAAGGACACCGGTATCAGCTGCGATCGACAAGAGTGGACTGATGGGGCCACCCGTCGCACCGCGCCCCCAAGGGAACTTCTCCGGACTCAGCGCGTCGAAGCAGATCTTCTGCTTGGTCTTCGCGCAAACGGGCGCGCACTCACAGTCACGCCGGCTAAAGCTAACCGTCTGCCCACTGAGCAGCGTTCCACTCCCCTGGACACACAGTCGCTCGAAGAAATCCTGGGGCACGGACTTGATCGTCTTGCACTGGGCGTCCTTCAAGCCGACATTGGCGCCCTTATAGTCTGCTTCCGCGGGGAAATCATAGTAGGTATTGCGAAACTTGCCTAGCACCTTGCCCTTGAGGCGACGCACGTCCACGGGGTCTCCGGGTTCGCGCTGCGGCGGCTCTCCCAACGTGCGAGCGCTCACCGGTAAGGGCGGCGGCGCACTCGTGGAGCGGGTCGTCGGCTCCGGCGGGGCACCCCCACCGAAATCATCCGAGGCGACCAGGGGTTCGTCCATCCACGCATTACCAGCCGTAGCGCAAGCGCTCACGCCTAGAACCACCAACATCAACGCGCCGTTGACGGCGTTCCGCTGCCGAGTTGGCTGCTGCCTCACGGGGTTCATTCCTTGCCTCGTTCTTGAACGCGCTTCATCGCATCCACCGGATCGCATCGACCCCCACTGTCGCGGGTGACCATCGCTCGCAACCCCTCGGTGTGGGCGAGCCAATGCTCCCGTACCGCCGGAGAGACATCGTGGGCCTCGAGTACCTCTTCGAGGATGCGAAGGCGGCGCATGAACTGCCCCCCCATGATCGGATGGGCAGCGTGCGCCTGCGCGATGGGTCGTCCACTATAGGTCACCGGACCGCCCAAATGCTCGGCGGCGAATTCGTATTCCTTGGCCTTCAAGCGCTCGCGGCTCGCGCGCTGAAAGAAGAACCCGATCATCACGTCGTCAAAGACTCGATCGACGAACTCGTCGATGATCGTGCGCAGCTCTCGCTCGCCTCCCAATTGCTCGAACAGACTCGGATTATCCATCGCTGCATGCCGGAGTGTGATTGGCGTCGCTTGAGTTCTAGCACTGTTCCAATCGGCTTCGGATGGGGTGGACCATCCGCCAAGAAGCTTCAAACGGCCAAGAAATCGACCGCGCCGAAGCGCCACAGCCAGGCGCCGGTCGCAGGTTTTGTGGGCACCACTGGTCGGGATGCGCTAGGGCTCCTCCCGCCGGGGACAAAGAACCCTGAAGTTCTGCGGAGATCCCACGTCAAACCAAGCGCCTGAGCGGCTTGGCCCACGCTCCGCTCGCCCCATAACCTGCCGATGTCCTCACGCTTCGCTCGCTACTCTTCTATTGTCGCCGTCGCGCTCTTCGCGCTGGCGACGTTCGCCACGCTCGCGCGCGCAGCGGAAGATGACGCCGAGACCCCCGCTGAAGCGCCCGCAGAAGCGAAGGCGCCGCGCGCGAAGTCAAAGGTCGACACTGCCAAGCGCAAGCAGTGGGAGAAAGACCGCGCAGCGTTCAAGAAGAAGCTCAAGGCCTGGAAGAACGCCAAGAAGTATCGCGGCTGTCGTTACCAGTCTCCGCAGAAGTTCCTGGTGCGATCGAGCTTCATCAAGAACAACCAGGTGCAACCCAAGGCTCACAATCGCGCGGTACGTTACCGAGCGGAAAATTACGGCTACATCCCTGGATTCAACCTGGAGAAGTACGCCGGCGCGTCGGTCGGCGAGCAAGTCACCGGCATGCGCTTTATGGGTCTCCCCATCCAGATCCACGAGCGTCTGGAACCGGCGCTGATCTGCGTGGAGAAACGCATCCAGAAGGAATGCAAGGGCGACGACGAAAAGTACACGGCGAAGGGCATCGGAGGCCTGCGCGTCGGCAACACGTATCGCGGCGGCGAGATCTCCAACCACCTGTTTGGCATCGCCATCGACATTGATACGGGGCGCAACCCCTGTTGCGGCTGCGTCGACCCTTGGCCGGATCATCCGCTGTGCAAAAAGCCAGCGAAGTCCATCTACGAGCGTACCGCGCTGACCAAGTGCTGGATCAATTCCTTCGAGAAGTACGGCTTCTACTGGCTTGGGCGGGACAAGCTCCAGGACACCATGCACTTCGAGTTCTTGGGCGACCCAGACAAGATCCTCCCGTAGCAGAGTAATCTCGAACGCAGAGGGAGCTAGCGCAGGCGCTCGCGGCTCTCGATATCAGCGGACGTGCAATCCGTTGGGGCGTTGAGCGGATTGCAGCGAGCGGGGGTGCCGCCGGGGATCTCCATCACGTAATCGACGCCGTCGACCTTCACCGGAAAGTCCGTGCTGATGATCTGCGCTCCGCTCTTGAGCGCGCTCTCGAACTCCGCTGGGTCCTGCGCCGCGTCCAAGCCGCCATCCCGAGTCCGCACGATGAAGCCGTCCTTCACCGCCTGCTGAATCTCGCTGAAGTCACTCAGCGCTCCGTTCAAGATACGCACGGCTTCGATGTCTTCTCCAGGTTGGCTCTCCGCGAACATCAGTCGACCCGCGGTGGTGGTGAAGTCGCGGGAGTACGCGCGAGCGAAGTCAGCCCGATCGTTGATGAAGAACAGGACCTTGCCGCGCGCTCTCGCGAGCGTGGGCCAGCCATTGGTCGTCACCCCTTCGCGTAGCGTTGGAGCTTCCCCCTGGACATCATCGGGAGTGATGATGCGCTCTCTTGGAAACGCCTTGAGGATCTCGCCTTCGAACTGCTCGAAGAAGGCCTCTCCGAGCCAACTCGGGAACTGCCCTTTGGGCTCGATCTGAATGAAGATCGGCACGTGCCCCGGGTGCTCGCTCGACCACTTCTCGATGCTGCGCAGGCAGTCCACAAAGAGCCGGCAGTGGGTTCCCTCATCCACGATCAGGATGTGAAAGACCTCGATCGTCTCGCTGGCCTGGATGTAGTTCGTATCGAGCTCGAACTTGCGCACGCCTTGCTCTTCGAGCTGCATGTCGAGGGGCGCGAACGTATAGTCGAGCTCCGGCACGGGCGCCGGGTCCTGAGCGATGTGGTAACTGTTGTGTGTACCCTTGAGCTGCACCTGGTTCATCCGCAGCTCGTTGTCGCGCGGATACGGCGAGCGAGTCGGGCCCGGGCTATCTTCGCCGCAGCCAGCCATCGCCAACGCCAACATCCCCAGCACGCTGGCCCCAAACAGCTTCACCGCATGAAAGTAGCGGTTTCACGTCCGTCAACCAAGCGTTACTTGGATGTCACAGGTTCACCGGGTCTTCCTCGAGCAGATCTGCCAGCAGGTCGAGTAACTCCTGATGCACCAAACCGTTGGTACCCAGCACATGCCCTCGCTCGAGGCGCGCTGGTCCGCCGTCCAGCGCCGTGAGTCGGCCCCCCGCGGCCAGCGTGATCGCCGCTGCCGCCGCCAGGTCCCATACGTGGACCCGGCGCTCCCAGTAGCCATCATAGGTTCCGTCAGCCACGAAGCAGAGGTCCATCGCCGCCGAGCCGCAGCGCCGCACCGCGAGGGCGCGCTTCTTGATGCGCTCGAAGCTCTCGAAGTTGTTGTACGGCGCCCGGTCTCTTTCCGGAGGGAAACCAGTTGCCAACAGCGCCTCCGCCAGCACCGACGTGCGGCTCACCTGCACCGTCTCCCCGTTCCGCTTCGCACCACCACCCTTGTAGCCACTCCAGGTCGTGCGAATGGTGGGTGAGACGACAGCTCCACAGAGCGGCTCGTCGCCGTACATCAGCCCGATGCTGACGCACCAAATCGGGTGCCCGTGGGCGAAGTTCGTCGTGCCATCGATGGGGTCGCATACCCACTGTGGGGCAGCTGCGTTGGCGGCTCCCGTGAGCCCGCTCTCTTCAGCCAAGACCGCATAGGGCGCTAGTTCACCGAGGCGCTTCAGGATCAACTGCTCGCTTTTCACGTCCCACTCGGTGACGAGATCTTTGGGCCGCTTCTTGCTGATCTCTGGCTGCGTTCGCCAGGCGCCGAGCACCAGATCCGCTGCTTCCGCGGCAACTTGCGTCGCAATGGCGCAGAGCTCCGCGAGTTCGGTCGTGGAAGGGGAAGCCATGGGCGGGGTGTTAGCACGTTTCGGCGCGGCGAAAGTTCGACTATCGATGCGACGCGGTATGACGCCGGAGGCTACACAAGCGCCAACTAGCAAGGCGCGGCAACGGCGCTGGCTCGCGCTCGTCGGGGTGGCCCTCGTGGTGCTGGTAGGCGTGGGCCTGCGCTGCATCCACCTTCGCGACCCGTTCATCGCGGACTTCCATTCCTGGCGTCAGGCCGACAGTGCCGGCTTCGCCCACGGCTACCTGATCGAGACCCTCAATCCGTTCTCGCCGCGCGCAAGCCGTCAACCCTGCGAGGTAGCGGACGCGCCTTTTGGGTTGGTCGAAGCCGAGCTACCCATTTCCGCATGGCTTAGCGCAGTGCCGCTGCGCCTGTTGGGCGTGAGCTTCCCCCCCCCGTGGTACTTGCGCTCGGTCAGCATCGTGTTCTTCGTGCTCACGGCGTTCTACCTCTACCGGCTGCAACGCCTGCTCGGCGCGAACCGATTCGAGAGCGGGTCGAGCCTCTTGGTCTTCGCCACGCTCCCGCTCGCGATCTTCTTCAACCGGACACCCCAGCCGGACGGTCCGGCGCTGGCCTTCTGCGTCGCGTTTCTGTATCACCTAGAGCGCTGGCTCACGTGGCCCACGGAAGCGCTGCCCGACTCCAAGCGCTGGTGGCAGCACCGCGACGTGCAGCTCGGCCTGAGCGCGCTGTGGGGCGGCGGAATGCTCATGATTAAGGCTCCAAACTTGTTCATGGGGCTCCCAGCGCTCTACCTGGTGTTGAGCGCGCGGGGCGCTGCGCGCGCCGTTCGGGAGTGGCGGCTGTGGCTCTGGGGTGTATGCGTGCTCGCGCTTGGTTCCACGTGGTACTGGCATGCGCACCAGTTTCCCTGGACCTTCGGCGTGTGGGGCGATCGAGCAGAGACCAAGTTCTCCAGCTGGGCGCTGTTCAACTCGCAAGGCCCGTGGCGCACTCTCAGCGAGCGCGTCGTCTCGAGCATCGCGGGCTGGGGGGCGCTCGCCCTGGCTCTGCTCGGGCTGGGTGCGGGGCTCGAAGAGCGCCGCACTCGGCTTTACGTTGTCTGGCTGGTCGGCTTCGTCTGCTTCGTCGCCGCGGTACTCAAAGGCAACGTGACTCACGTCTACTACCAGCTGCCAGCCGTACTCCCGCTCAGCCTATTGGCGGGCAGAGGCATGACGAAGCTCTGGGACAGTGCCGCGCCACAGGCCAACTCAATGCGCGTGCCCGCGCAGCGCTGGGGCAACCGCACGCTGCTCATCGCCCTGCTCGCCCTGCATGGCTGGAACACCCAGAGCATCTTGTTCGCCGAAACCAAGCGTGGCGAGCATCGCGGATTTTACCACACGGATAATGACATCATAGCGACCGCCAGCCTGCTCAAGCAGCACTTGCCTCCAGGCGCACGCTTCGTGTCCGTCGACCGCAACCCAGCGTTCTTCTACAACTCCGAGCATCAAGGCTTTTTCACGGAGCGAACCGGGCTCTCTCAGGTCTTGAGCTGCGCAAAGGGTCGCGCTGACTACGCGTTGGTACCGATCACCTATCAGAACCAGGAGCGCCTGCTGAGCGGTAGAGTGAAGCGAGTGGGGCAAACATCGCGCTATTTGCTGTGGCAATTCACCAGCGCAGCACCCAAACAGGCGCCCTGAAGCTGCTCGAACCCTGCGCTCACACGGGAACTCTGCTCGCTGAAGTACGCTTTCGGGTTTCGAGCCGCGGGCAAATCAGTGAAACTCAGCCCGGGTTTGGGCCAGCGTTCCTCACCCCCAAACGTTCATGATGCACGCAATGCTCCTTCGTCGTTCGCTCAACGTTTCCGTCGTCGCGCTGCTGTGTAGCGCCTTCCTTAGCGTGGCGTGTGACGATCCGCCGCCGAAGAAGAACCCGTTCGCCGCACCCAGCGACACCGTCAAGCCGCCCCCGATGGACGCGGTGCCGACCCCCAAGGGTCCAACTGAGTTCAGCGTGACTTCGGAAGGTCCAAAGGTCGGCTTCTCGCCCATCTTGATCGAAAAGCAGGACGGCAAGGAGCGCCTCGCCAAGGCGCTCGAAGAAGAGAAGAAGGACATCGACGGAAAGGACGTGCCGCTCGCAGTCGATCGCAAAGCCAAGCTCGACTGGGTGATGGCGATGTTCGAGGGCTTGTACAAGCTCGGCGCGACGCACATCGTGGTGAAAACCGAGACGCGACCCTCGTTCCACCCCACTCTGAGCTTCACGCCTCAGAGCAAGGTTTCCAGCGCGCCATCGTGTAGCGTCGTGGCCATCGTGCTCAAGGATCGCGGTACTGCCGTGTGGAAATTAGCTGGCGGCACCGCGACGAAGCGTAGCAAGGGCTTCGCGGGTCCCGACTTGAGCATGACCGGCGAAACCATCGAGAAGCGCGCTGGCGCCTGCAAGGACTCGAGCAACATCTTCCTCTCCGCCGATGAAGGCATCGAGTGGGGCTTGGTCTACGACATCGGCGCGTCGACCAAGGAGCTCGAGAAGGTGAAGCTCGACACCTTCATCCTGCTGCAAGAGCGCCCGGTCGCTGGCCACAAAGTCGCGCTCTGACGCTGAACTCAACACCGTTCGATCTGACGCGATGTCAGTTTCGAGGGCGGCAAATGCGCCAGATCCCCTTTTAATTCTAGGGGGTTAGGTAATCCGCTCAGGCTCCGAACCGAACGCGGCGCGACGCACAGACCCACTACGTGCGTCGACAGTGCTGCCGTCTACGAGAATTGGCGCTCCAAGGAGTCGCCAGCATGGCGCGGCGCGCTATAGTCCGCGCGCTGTGACTTTCCGAACCATGCTCCTGGGCCATCGCGACGACCACACCAAGCAGCGCATCACTGAAGCGCTCGATCGCATGGATCACAAGGGACGCATGCTCATGATGGAGCAAGCGACGGGAGCCGATCAGCAGGCGCTGTGGGATCTATTCGAGGGCGAAGAGGCCGACGCCGACTTCTTCGTGCCGAGCGGCACGGATCCCTTGAAGGAAGTGATTCACCACGGAAAGAACACGCTGCCCGCGCACAACTTCTTTCAGAAGCGCTTCTGTCTGGCAGACGACGAGTCCGGGGACCTCTGGGGCTACAACCACCAGACCCTCGACTGGGCAACCGGCCCTGGCTACTACGTCGCCCACGCCGTGGATCGCGAGAAGGACAAGGACGCGCCGAGCGAGTTCGTGGTCAACTACACCAGGATCCCACCGAAGAAGCCCGAGAGCTGGCCGGTGATCATCCCCAACGAGAAGAAGCTCGGCCGCTTCGTCTACGCCGGGATGAAAGACTACATGCGCAAGGTGAGCGAGCACATCTCGATTGGCCGCGCCTACAAGGGCAAGCCGATGTCCGCCTGGTTCATGCTCTGCCGCGAAGATCCAGCGGAAGAGTGAGCCGCACACCGAAAGCGTGACCTGGCGATCCTCACGGATCCACGCTGAAACGCTTGCTTCGCGAACCGGCCTTGTCAGCTAGACTCCGGGTGTGGCGAATCCCTATCAGGCGCCCGAGGCGGATCCCGAGCTCGGCGATGAGATGGCGCCGCCCGCCTTCCTGGAGAGCTTTCAAGATCCGCTTCCTCAGACCCGGCTCGTGATCCTGGTCTGTGCGATGCAGGCGATCTTGATGGTGGTCATGGCGCTGATGGAGGCGCCGCCTGTGCGAGATTTCGGCGGGCAGACGCTGCTCGCGTGGAGCATGCCGTTTCTGCTCGCGTCGCTCGTGGCCTTCTCTCGTGTGACCACGCCCAACGCCAAGCTATTCCGCGTGGATTCGCTTGAAGCATCGCGCTACTGGCCGCTCTGGCTGGTGCTCCCCGTGGCCGGCGCGGGGATGGCCTACTGGGAACTGCGCAAAGTGGCACGGGCTAGTGGCGCCGGCTCGGCGGAGCGCTTTGCGGTGCCTTGGCTCCTCGGGCTCACCGTGTTCTTCGCGGCTCAGTTGCTGCCGTTTGGGGTACACCGCTTCGGGCTGTTCTTCCTGTTCATCGGTCAGGCCTGCCTGGCGTTCCTGGTGAAGTCCTTGCGCGACGCCCAGGTACGCCTGGTGCGCCTGGCAGCGGTGGCCCAGGTGCTCTTGGACGCCGAAGCCGAAAACGCATGACCCACTCCCAACGCACAGCGAGTTTGGTGTGCTGCGTTTGGCACCTCGAGCGATCACGAAAGTCAGCGTCGAGATCGCCGAATGAGGACCAAGCCGAGGCACGCGGCACCGAGGGCTAGCCCCACCAGGGAGTGCTGAGTCGAGCCGATATCACACTTACAGCCGTCCCCCCCTGGTGGCGCGATGTCACGCGCCACCGCGCTCGAAGCGAACAGCAGCGCAGCGCTGAAGCTGATTGCGCGAAGCCGGGCAGCTCGTAGATTTCCCTGAGGATATTTGACCAGCACAGGCCCTATCAACCTTTGCGCTGGGGCTTGTTTAGCGAGCGGCGAAAGAGCACCAAACCCAGTCCCATGAAGGCCAACGAAAGCGCAGTGTAGGTGCGGGGGTAGCCCGTCGTCTCACAGCCGCAACCACCGTCCTTCTTGGGCTCGGGATCTGGCGGTGGTTCATCCGCCAGCGCGCTGCCTGAAACCGATAGCGTTACGGCAAACAGCAAACCCGCCAGGAACCTGCCGAGAGGTTGCGTTGGTGCCCTGCGCGAGCCCACCAAGCCTGAAGAGCGGTTGAGCATGCGACGAGTTTAGTGGAGTCAGCGGACTTCGACCAGCTCACGCACCCGCTGAATGAACTGGGGGAAATCGTTGGGATCGTGGTCCTTGCGTCGCTTTGGGGCCTTACGCATGCGCACGGCGATCAAACGATCTCTGGGGAGAATCACCAAGTATTGCCCCAGGGTCCCCGATGAGTATGTCCCGATGATTGGACCG
It contains:
- a CDS encoding glycosyltransferase family 39 protein — translated: MTPEATQAPTSKARQRRWLALVGVALVVLVGVGLRCIHLRDPFIADFHSWRQADSAGFAHGYLIETLNPFSPRASRQPCEVADAPFGLVEAELPISAWLSAVPLRLLGVSFPPPWYLRSVSIVFFVLTAFYLYRLQRLLGANRFESGSSLLVFATLPLAIFFNRTPQPDGPALAFCVAFLYHLERWLTWPTEALPDSKRWWQHRDVQLGLSALWGGGMLMIKAPNLFMGLPALYLVLSARGAARAVREWRLWLWGVCVLALGSTWYWHAHQFPWTFGVWGDRAETKFSSWALFNSQGPWRTLSERVVSSIAGWGALALALLGLGAGLEERRTRLYVVWLVGFVCFVAAVLKGNVTHVYYQLPAVLPLSLLAGRGMTKLWDSAAPQANSMRVPAQRWGNRTLLIALLALHGWNTQSILFAETKRGEHRGFYHTDNDIIATASLLKQHLPPGARFVSVDRNPAFFYNSEHQGFFTERTGLSQVLSCAKGRADYALVPITYQNQERLLSGRVKRVGQTSRYLLWQFTSAAPKQAP
- a CDS encoding group 1 truncated hemoglobin produces the protein MDNPSLFEQLGGERELRTIIDEFVDRVFDDVMIGFFFQRASRERLKAKEYEFAAEHLGGPVTYSGRPIAQAHAAHPIMGGQFMRRLRILEEVLEAHDVSPAVREHWLAHTEGLRAMVTRDSGGRCDPVDAMKRVQERGKE
- a CDS encoding radical SAM protein, whose amino-acid sequence is MGDPGSASSAPERAIWVINSACPSRCVYCDIASQRETRELDRRLAVATAEQLVSLRFRQVIFVGGEPLLFKHLGPVLEVLKRGGVDSAVFTGGIPGDHARYVEALQHGATRVVYSIDSGRGNVNDRVRGRLGTTLDLVRFAESVKLALPEVEASVSTVVSRQTVETVGTVWDRMKQFRLTAWVAVLAGDNFTGSPAEHFLPPSQVRNFYLEAAPAAARQVREESPDTDFLVFPVPLPLLSRRVPIERWSAEEVDETLLAEFEAYSRGAYNERFVSRFGCPLVGSDLTIGVGGQIYPCSQAPIIKDEYSLGSVHDVKLSDVLAGGAIKRFREAIPHAPCSRCWAPSNVPRATLDALFARSGLT
- a CDS encoding radical SAM protein, with the protein product MGESARVELQVGHLCNNRCVFCISGHLTHLRQAPLIADELLKQQIDGAYANGARHLTFLGGEPTIQPGFVELVRYAAKRGFEQIVVFSNGSRLHRGDLLERLLDTGAHFEFRFSFQGGNAEAHERTTRRKGSFAQLVSSLDAVRAQQQAATVNMCVVRQNFESVTDFPALLVPRGVTHLHLDMIHPDDTPDPRPAALADVIPRYGEVARALRAMASSMPDDFRFNIGNLPFCIAPELAPHIHHGGQPTQTATAAVSGEPGLNEAWNKYEHKQKNKLKLPSCAECQFDVRCSGIFPQYAELYGTEELVPVRTPGAAATQSFEASLADCLSQLPRCRLQMVTDGQGASRLLARLGGSEVWLDPGGTGHAISDRFSLSLRRGAFADAKLVWDALLTHFRARVICPLGEDCTAELDPPLQRVLARLRAQPPSAPLTWTNTLVESRSQLKLRFRVGRSGEIQAFFSTQGQKRRGYSVVSEFEPELLGAVGQALRRIFQPTLPLSESRAGE
- a CDS encoding M15 family metallopeptidase yields the protein MSSRFARYSSIVAVALFALATFATLARAAEDDAETPAEAPAEAKAPRAKSKVDTAKRKQWEKDRAAFKKKLKAWKNAKKYRGCRYQSPQKFLVRSSFIKNNQVQPKAHNRAVRYRAENYGYIPGFNLEKYAGASVGEQVTGMRFMGLPIQIHERLEPALICVEKRIQKECKGDDEKYTAKGIGGLRVGNTYRGGEISNHLFGIAIDIDTGRNPCCGCVDPWPDHPLCKKPAKSIYERTALTKCWINSFEKYGFYWLGRDKLQDTMHFEFLGDPDKILP
- a CDS encoding inositol monophosphatase, which codes for MASPSTTELAELCAIATQVAAEAADLVLGAWRTQPEISKKRPKDLVTEWDVKSEQLILKRLGELAPYAVLAEESGLTGAANAAAPQWVCDPIDGTTNFAHGHPIWCVSIGLMYGDEPLCGAVVSPTIRTTWSGYKGGGAKRNGETVQVSRTSVLAEALLATGFPPERDRAPYNNFESFERIKKRALAVRRCGSAAMDLCFVADGTYDGYWERRVHVWDLAAAAAITLAAGGRLTALDGGPARLERGHVLGTNGLVHQELLDLLADLLEEDPVNL